One region of Acidimicrobiia bacterium genomic DNA includes:
- a CDS encoding winged helix-turn-helix transcriptional regulator yields MDVELLRWPGERQRRERLRANGRPRLLLVEHGVEPPTPSDLLEDWIRVPAARSDVRARIDGILRRAEFTADAEISIDDTGSLRSGAHRIPLPPVEAQILAELIDQQGKVVSRAALVAAVWPDDPPDRNVLDVHLVRLRRRVAEAGLQIRTIRSRGLLLERL; encoded by the coding sequence AACGACAACGACGCGAGCGACTGCGGGCCAACGGCCGACCCCGCCTGCTCCTGGTCGAGCATGGAGTGGAACCACCAACCCCGTCGGACCTGCTCGAGGATTGGATACGAGTTCCGGCCGCCCGATCCGACGTGCGGGCTCGGATCGATGGCATTCTCCGGCGGGCTGAGTTCACGGCGGATGCCGAGATCAGCATTGACGACACAGGGTCACTACGCAGCGGCGCGCATCGTATCCCCCTGCCGCCCGTCGAAGCCCAAATCCTCGCCGAACTGATCGACCAGCAAGGCAAAGTTGTCAGTCGGGCCGCCCTGGTAGCCGCCGTTTGGCCAGACGATCCTCCCGATCGCAACGTTCTCGACGTCCATCTCGTTCGGCTCCGACGTCGGGTCGCCGAAGCCGGCTTGCAGATCAGGACGATCCGATCGCGTGGTCTGCTTTTGGAGCGACTCTGA